ATGCTCCAATCGTATTCCGTACTCCTTTTGGTGGCGGAGTTAAGGCTGCTGAGCTTCACACAGATTCACTCGAAGGTTTGATTGCACAAAGCCCGGGTATTAAAGTAGTAATTCCTTCAAACCCATATGATGCTAAGGGACTTCTTATCGCGTCTATCCGCGACAATGACCCTGTATTCTTCATGGAGCATTTGAACCTTTACCATGCATTCCGTGCTGAAGTGCCAGAAGGTGAATACACTGTTGAACTTGGCAAAGCTAACGTAGTACGTGAAGGTGCTGATGTATCTATCATTACTTACGGGCTGATGGTACATACAGCTACCAAAGCAGCCGAGCAACTCGAAAAAGAAGGCATTAACGTTGAAATTATTGACCTTCGTACTGTAAGTCCAATCGACATCGACACTATTGTGGCGTCTGTGAAGAAGACTAACCGTGCTATCGTAGTACAAGAAGCTCAAAAGAGCTCCGGTGTTGCTGCTGAGGTTATTGCACAAATTAACGAAAAAGCATTGCTGCACTTGGAAGCACCTGTGCTTCGTATCGCAGGTCCAGACACAGTGTATCCATTCGCACAAATTGAAGATTCATGGCTTCCGAACCCTGCGCGTATTATCGCAGGCGTGAAGAAAGTATTGGATTTCTAAAATATTTTTCTATTAGAAACGGTTGTCATCCATAAAGGATGACAACGTCGTTTCTTCTTCTGAATTCTAACCATAAGATCAGTCCCAATTTCACAAGGAGGTTTTCAAAGTGGCAAAGTTTGAATACCGATTCCCTGAGCTAGGTGAAGGTTTGCATGAAGGTGAAATCATCAAAATGCATATTAAAGCCGGTGACAAGGTAACGGATGATGATATCGTAATGGAAGTTCAAAATGATAAGGCGGTAGTTGAGGTGCCTTGTCCAGTGAACGGTACCGTGTTGGAAGTTTTGACTAAAGATGGCCAAGTTTGCCGTGTTGGCGAAGTTGTAGCTATTATCGAAGCTGAGGGCGACGTACCTGAGCAAGAAGGTCATGCTGCTGAAGAAGCTCCAGCTGCACCTGCACCTGCTGCACCAGCTCCTACGAATGCTAAATCAGCGAACTTTGAATATCGGTTCCCAGAACTGGGTGAAGGTCTGCATGAAGGTGAAATCATCAAAATGCATATCAAAGCCGGTGACAAAGTAACCGATGATGATATCATCATGGAAGTTCAAAATGACAAGGCAGTAGTTGAAGTTCCTTGTCCAGTAAACGGTACTGTGTTGGAAGTTCTGACTAAAGATGGTCAAGTATGCCGCGTTGGCGATGTTGTAGCTATCATCGCTGCAGAAGGTGACGTTCCTGAACAAGCAGGTCATGCTTCCGCAGAAGCAGATGCAGCAAAAGGAAGCGCAGATACAACTTCTTCCCCTGCAGCAACTAGCCCTGCTGATGCTAAGCAAGGTGGATCTGCTAGTGCAGCACCGGCTCCTGACCGTGATGTATTGGCTACACCAAGCGTTCGTAAATTTGCTCGTGAGCAAAAAGTGGATATTTCCAAAGTGAACGGAACTGGAAAAGGCGGCAAAATCACCCGTGAAGACGTTGAAGCGTTCTTGAAAGGTGGTTCAACACCTGCAGCAACAGCGGCTCCTGCGGCGGCAGCTTCTGAAGCTCCGAAGGCTGCTAAAGCTGAAGCTAAAGCAGCGCCAGCAGCGAGTGGTAACGTTAGTCTTGAAGAAGAACGTGTACCTTACAAGGGCATTCGTAAGGCGATCGCTAACGCGATGGTTAAATCGGCTTACACTGCACCACACGTTACAATTATGGACGAAGTAGATGTTACTGAACTGGTAGCGTTCCGTACACGTATGAAACCTATCGCTGAGAAAAAAGGCGTTAAGGTTACTTACCTTCCATTCATCGTTAAGGCTCTAGTTGCAGCTTCCCGTCAATTCCCAGCTCTAAACGCTATGATTGATGAAGAAGCAGGCGAAATTGTCTACAAGAAATACTACAATATCGGTATCGCTACTGATACGCCGAACGGTTTGATCGTTCCAGTTATCAAAGATGCTGACCGTAAGAGCATTTGGATGATCGCTAGCAGCATCACTGACCTTGCAGTTCGTGGTCGTGACGGTAAATTGTCTGCTAACGAAATGAAGGGTAGCACGATCTCCATCAGCAACATCGGTTCTGCTGGCGGTATGTTCTTTACTCCAATCATCAACTTCCCTGAAGTGGCTATCCTCGGAACTGGCCGCATCAGTGAAAAAGCAGTTGTGAAGAATGGTGAAATCGTAGTTGCTCCTGTAATGGCGTTGTCACTCAGCTTTGACCACCGTATAATCGATGGTGCGACTGCTCAAAACTTTATGAACTACATTAAATCGCTGCTCAATAATCCTGAGCTGCTGGTTATGGAGGTATAATTATGGTAGTAGGAGACGCTTCTCTAGATATTGACACATTGGTCATTGGTGCAGGTCCTGGTGGGTATGTGGCGGCAATTCGTGCCGCCCAGCTCGGCCAAAAAGTCCTCATCGTGGATAAATCGGAACTCGGCGGTGTATGTTTGAACCGTGGATGTATTCCTTCTAAAGCACTGATTGCTGCTGCACATCAGTTCGAATCTGCTAAGCATGGTGAAGTTTTCGGTGTTACTGCTGAGAACGTAAAAGTGGATTTTGCCAAAACTCAAGAGTTCAAGAACGGCGTAGTTAAGAAAATGACTAGCGGCGTGACTAGCTTGATGAAGGGCAACAAAATTGAAGTATTTAACGGCGAATGCATGTTTATCAGTGAAACAGAAGCACGTGTGTTCAATGAACATGAATCCCCACGTTATCGCTTCAAACACTGTATCATTGCTACAGGTTCCCGTCCGATCGAACTTAAGCCTTTCCCATTCGGTGGACGTATTCTGTCTTCGACTGAAGCTCTTGAGCTTCCAGAAATTCCGAAGAGCATGATCGTTATCGGTGGTGGATACATCGGAGCTGAGCTTGGCCAAATGTACTCCAAATTCGGTACTAAAGTAACAATCATCGAAGGTCTGGATACTGTTCTTCCAGGTTTCGATAAAGATATGACTCGTCTTGTTGCGAAAAACATGGCCAAAACTGGCATCGAAATCGTAACCAATGCGAAAGCTGAAAGTGCTGTACAGAACGACAAGGAAGTTACCGTGAAATATTCTGTTGGTGGCGAATCCAAAGAAGTTACTGCGGATTACTTGCTTGTTACTGTAGGCCGTCGTCCTAACACTGATGGTGAACTTGGACTAGACCTGATCGGTCTTGAGCTCGACGATCGCGGATTGATCAAAGTTGATCACCAAGGACGCACTAGCATCCCTAACATCTTCGCTATTGGTGATGTTGTTCCAGGTCTGGCTTTGGCTCACAAAGCTTCTTACGAAGGTAAGATTGCTGCAGAAGCGATCGCAGGACTTACATCTGTTGTTGACTACAAAGTCATCCCAGCTGTTGTGTTCACAGATCCTGAGTGCTCTAGCGTAGGTTTGACTGAGAAAGAAGCAAAAGACAAAGGCTACAAAGTGAAAGCTGGTAAGTTCCCATTCGCAGGGAATGGCCGTGCAGTATCTTTGAACAGCCCAGAAGGCTTCATCAAAATTGTTGCTAACTCCGAGAACAATCTTGTGCTTGGTGCACAAATCGTTGGTATCGAAGCTTCCAACTTGATCGCTGAACTTGGTTTGGCGATTGAAATGGGCGCAACACTTGAAGATATCGCTTTGACTATTCATGCGCATCCAACCCTTGGCGAAATCGTCATGGAAGCTGCTGAATTGGTTGAAGGTCACCCTATTCACGTAATGAAATAATAGCTCTACCAAATTGCTCTAGCAGGCACAGAAAGGCGGAACGCATTTGCGTTTCGCCTTTTTGAGTTTTCCACTTTTTTGAAAAGAGATATAATGGGAGGAGATGAAACAAATTGAATGATTCTATTATAGGGAGGACAAAATGTTGAAACCCAATAAGTTAAAGCCTGGTGATGAGCTGCGAATTATCTCACCTGCCAGAAGCCTGTCATTAATCGCTGCTGAACAAAGGAAGATTGCCAAAGAACAGCTCCAAAAATTAGGTTTTCGGATATCATTTTCTGTAAATTCCTTTGAGAAGGATGATTTTGTTTCCTCTTCTATTGAATCTAGAATAGAGGATCTGCATGAAGCTTTTTTAGATCCAAATGTTAAAGGGATACTTACGACCATTGGTGGCTTTAATAGCAATCAGCTGTTACGTCATATCGATTATTCAATCATTGCAGAGAATCCTAAACGTTTATGCGGGTATTCGGATATCACTGCTTTAAGTAATGCAATATATGCTCAGACAGGATTAGTTACATATTCCGGACCGCATTTTTCGAGCTTCGCGATGCTCCATGACAATGAATATACAATCCAATATTTCCGCAAGCTGATGATGGACAACAAAGAAATTTTGGTGAGGCCATCTAAGCATTGGAGTGATGATGAGTGGTATTTGGATCAGGAGAACCGCATATTTATCAGAAATGAAGGTCCATACATTATCAATGACGGAGAAGCAACAGGGACGATTATCGGCGGGAACCTTTGTACTTTAAATCTTTTACATGGTACGGAGTATATGCCTAGTTTAAGGAATTCGATAGTATTCCTAGAGGATGATTATGAATCATCGCCTGTAACCTTTGATAGAGATTTACAGTCTCTAATTCATCAGCCTGACTTTCAACATGTTAAAGGCTTGGTTATAGGCAGGTTCCAACAAGGATCACGCATGACAAAGGATCTGTTGACCAAGATCATAGCTTCGAAAGAAGAGCTCTCTGACATTCCAGTCATTGCGGACGTGGACTTTGGACATACATCGCCTATGATCACTTTCCCAGTGGGTGGACAAGCCTCCCTTCGTGCTTATGGGGTTAGAGTAGAGTTAAGGATATCAGAGTAACGCTGAAGTTGCCTGATAGGAATACAATTGTCAGATGGATATAATGTTGCAAACGGAAAAAATAAGTTCTAGACTGTCGAGAGGGAAGGTGACTTGAAAAATGCAAAAAGCTATCGTTGTATATTACACTAGTGGAAAGAACAATAATCTCAATGAATTAAATGCACTACTTGAAAATGGCTGGTAAGTAATAAATCAAAGTGCAATGGGTGGAGAATGTGGTGCCGCTGTTTATTCATTAGTGATTTTAGAGAAGGCAGATACCGCCGAACAGCGTTAAGTTTACGGGTAGGTTAGTTAAAAATATGTTAATTTTGTTTATTTTCTTCTAAGCAACGATTTGATTTTAATTACATATATAAGAGTATAGGGGTGTAAAAAAACGCCGGTAACCTTAAGCAGGTTACCGGCGTTTTCGTATTAGCGTTTCGGCATTTTGCTCTCATCCATGTACAGCAGGTTCCAGCGGTGCCCGTCCAGGTCGGCAAATCCAGCACCGTACATCCAGCCGTCAATTTCACTCGGCTTACCAAAAATGTTTCCTCCGGCGGACTCTGCTTTTTGAATAAAGGCATCTACTTCTTCTCTGCTTTCAGCGCCAATGGAAAATATTACTTCTGCACTATGGGAAGTATCTGCGGTTTTTGAACCTGTAAATTCCTCAAACGCCGCCTCTGGGAACAGCAGGATCGTTGTTTGGCCTATGGCAAGCTTGGCTCTCTCGTTACCAACGCTCACCGCATGGAATCCAATCTCATTGAAAAAGGCAGTTGACCTCTCAACATCTTTGACCGGCAGGTTAATCCAAATCTCCTGTGACATGGCTGTAGCCTCCTGGAATATATTTTAAACTAATCCAACTATACTCTACTTCTGGCAGCAGAAGCGAATCTTATAAAGAAATCGCAAGGTATCGATCCAACCAAGAATGGATGTCACATCAAAATCTGGGTCAAGAAAATGTGAGGTGAAATGAGGTGAAATGAGGTGAAAAAAGTATGTTTGTACTTACTCATTTTAGTGTTGATGGTTGGATGTAACTCAACAGCAAAATCAAACACAACGTCATATTTGATAATTATTAATAAGGGTATAACGGGAAAGGAATACTGGATAACCGCTACTGACCCCTTTGCTAAATCAAAACAACAATTCAAAATAACAATTAATGATGAGAATATATGGAATCTTATTGAAGAAAATCATGAGTATCTAGCAAGTTACGAATACACATCCTTAGAAAAATCGGTGAACCTGTTAAGTATAAAACATCCATCAAAACCAAAGTAAGCAAAAATTGGTTGCACCAGCAGTTTTTATTTACCGCTAGAGCTGAAAAGCTCAATCTCCATGATACTTAATAAAGTGACAGAGGGGGTGCTTAAATGCACCAGACCCTATTAGGTTACCGAACGGCTTTCGTTTTCTAAAAGAGGATCAAAAAGTTGCATTCGACCTATTCGAGTTCCCGAGTATATTTGATTCTCAGAGTAGGACAGCTAAGAATGTGCAAATTATAGAGGATTGAAGGAATCGAGACGTACTTCATAATTGTATGGACTTTCGGAACGCATAATTAAGCTAACGGGCAGATTACGTTAATAACTCACCGAAGGAAGATGTCCGCCAGTTGCCCTGAAATCGAAATTACATGGAACCAAATCAGCTTTCTTTTCTTGGTAACCAATTCTGAATCAGGGATAATTAATACCATAAAAAATATCGACAAGTAGATCTAATATGTCAAATCAACCCTGGCGGCAACTTGCGCTAAGCACTACTATTACCGTTATCATTACTAGCATAATCACCACCATATTAGCGCAGGTAGTTTGGACTCTGCAAGACGCTAAGAACTTGGAAGGGGAAAAATGGGATAATAAATTTGAGACTTTCACAAAAGTATCTGGGTCCTTAGCAGAACATACCACACTTCTCGGCTCAAAACTTAAATTCCAAATTGAACTTCACTCTAGAACAAAAGGTATAACTTTCTCTTCAGTCGAAGAGAAGTTGAAAATAGAAGAGCGATTAGAAAAGAGCCTACTATATGAGTACGAGGGTCTGGTCGATTTCGATAAGAACCTTCCAAAACTTTATGACTCTTTTTTTACTGCCGAAGCAATTTTCGGAGATAGTACTGACCAAGCTCTAAGCGAGTATTTGAATTATACCGTAAACAAAGAACCTCAAGATTACATTGATTTATATCTTGCAACACTCAATAAAACCAATGCCACAATAGACATTAATGATTTGATAAGTCACGTATACAAAGAAACCGATACGTATAGACAACATGTTCTTACTGAAATGAAAAATGAACTGGGTTAGCTGCGCCGGCCGCCCACCTTCGCATATTGATGTTGATGTTTAAACAATCCCGTACGTAGGACCTCATTTGGATGTAGGGATGAACTTGATGAGGTTTAGATTAGATAATACGGGAAACTATAGTTGAACGAAACAAGGAACAGTTTGCCTCGGCAGCTGTTCCTTGTTTTATTAAGCAAAAGGGCAGGATAACGGAATGAACCATCGAATATCTTCTATCAAAGAAATCGAAATCATATGGAGGAAAAACAATGATTACTCCCCAAATATATTCTAGATACGAAATCTCTTTTCCCACAGAATTACGAAAATACTTCATCGATGCACACGTAACAACCATAAAGAACAAATCAAGATCATCTGTATATCACATTAAAGGAACATCTCATGCTTATTTTCTTAAAGTCACACCTAAAGATCAAATGTATTGTGAAGCCATAATGACAAAGTTTTTATATAATTTTGCAGGATGTCCAAAAGTAGTGCATTACATATCAAATGAAACAAATGATTATCTTGTAACAGAACGGTTAGCTGGTACTGATGCAGCAAGTGATGAATATCTTGAAGAGCCTGGGCAATTATCTGAAGTATTTTCTTTAAGCCTCTTAAAGTTACATCGAGTCAATACTGAGGATTGTCCGATCACGAACGGATTAGAAAAAATGGTTATACGTGCAGAGAGGAATTATAGTGAGGGCAGAGTCGAAAAGGGACTTCTTAGGTATTTGGGATATACAAATATCAAAATTGCATACGAAGATATGATCTCTTTGTTCAAGGGTGCCGTAGAAGAAAGAGTTGTTATTCATGGAGACTATTGCTTGCCGAACTTAATACTTCAGGATTTTAAAATGACAGGATACATTGATGTTGGGTATGGTGGTATAGGTGATCGCCATTATGACATTTTCTGGGGACTATGGTCACTACAATTTAATCTGAGGAATGAAGATTATTCCCAGCAGTTTGTTAAGGCTTACGGCAAACATTTAATCGATCAAGATCGACTTCGTCTTTGTGGGCTTCTTTCCGCTTTTAATGGGTTTAGAGGGCAAGATTATTATGAAATTTAAAATCATCCATTAAGCTAACGGGAAACTATAGTTCAATAATGAGAGGGCTGCCGAGAGGTAGCCCTTTGTTCAACTAACGGGCAGGATAACGGAACAATTTCTTGTACACATAAAACAAATCCAACTGGGGAAATTATGGGTAGGTGATGATATGAATAGAAAATTTATGTCCATTCTGGTCCTTTCCATTGGTACTATACTATCCATTCAGTCAGCAAGTGCTGCTCCAGCGAATGGCGAAGCGTCTAAAGAAAAAGATTCGATTGAATGGATCGCTTTATGGGGATTTCCTCAAACAAGAGAAGAACAACTGGAACGTATGTTAACAACAGAGTTGCAAAGAAGGACACTTCTAGCCCTACAAGAAAAAGGGTACTTGAAGACAGGAAAAGAATACGTTTACTGGTTTGACCCATTTCAAGTAACGGATATGAGAGAAGTCGAGGGTGGTTTTAAGGAATTAGATGTATTGGCAACGGTCCAAAGAGTTATAGAAAATAAAAGAGACAAGAAAAACAAGATGTATACAATCACATTCAATCATAATTACGAATCAGGATTTATCGTGACTAAGATAAGTGAATTATAACGAGACACATAGTTTGAGCTAACGGGAAACTATAGCTCAATAATACCAGGACGAAGCTGCCGACATGAATCGGCAGCTTCGTTGTGCTAACGGGCAGGATTGCTAAACAAGTCCGTCCGTTGATAAAGACACCATTCTTGGGAAACTCTACACGAATAAACGCATGCGGGGGTGCTAATGATGGTTCTGAAGAAACTGGTCTTAATTTTGTTCTTAACAACAATATCGTTGTTAAATCCTATGAAAGCTTTTGCAAATATTGGATTGAATCAATTAAAAAGTGCAACGGATTTTAAGCTGTTTACCCCACATTACTCCTTAACGAGTTGGAAATTTGAAATCAAGGAACCGTATCCTCTTGGTACTGACCGACTAATTACGAAGGTTAGACTCCATTACTTCGATAAATCGGGAAGCACGTATATGTTTGGGATTGAACAGCATAAAGCAATAGGATACAAAAGCAAGCGATCTGAAACAATAATCGATGTTCGTAGTAAAACAAGTGTGACCAGAGTTATAGAAGAGAATTTTAATTTTGATACGAGTGGTGAGATTGTTAAATTGAACGGAATTGAAGCGAGGTTTGATTATGGAACACTAGGGGGATGTTTGCGGTGGGTGCAAGATGGTACTTATATTGAGATGGATAGTAGCCAATTGTCCAAGAAGGATATGATTGAGGTAGCCAAATCAGTAAAATGAATGGTAACTTTAGTTCAATAAACCAACAGGTCTAGGACTTTATTTTTAGTTTAAGGCAACTGGTAGTTTTTTAAATTGGAACCCTCAAAACGAGTTCTTTTGGAATTCGCTAGTAAGCAGTATGAGTCTACTGCTATGTATCTACGTACTGCAAATGACAATGGAAAGTGATTAAACTTTGGGCAGAATAATTCAATCATTTATGCGGAAAATAATCCAAACATTTATGGGGGATTCTGTTCAATGTTACGGAGAGGCGTTTTGATTTTTTTGATCTTGTTAAGCGGCATTAATGTAATGAGTAAAGCCACAGCATCCACCAGTTCAGGGATCACATTAGTAGACGCTTTCCAGATCGGTCTTACAGAATCAAGAAAATGGGATGCTCAGGCGAATCTAATCTCAATCACGAGTGTTGGTGACACAAGCTCAACACCACCATCTACTCTTGGTATTGATGGCAAAAGAGAAGTTTGGAATTTGCTCTTTGGAAATGGTCAAAGAAATCAAATTTTAATCATTAACATAAAAAAAGGTAAGATTGCGATTATGCGAACTGTACAAGAAGACATTCAAGACTTTGAAATTATTCCACAAAGTGATCTCATACTTGACTCACCTAATATGGTGCAGATTGCGATTAAAAACGATGTCAAACCAGGGGAAGGATGGGCTAAAGGATATCATTTCAACGTTATAAAAGACCATCAAGCCTTGTTTTTTGGAGTGATTGGGCAGAACAAGTACGGTATGATGACAAAACTGTATATGGACAAGACAGGGAAGGTTCTGGGTTCCGAAACGAAAAATGAAGGTCTGAAATAACTTTTCCTCCATGAACTCATTGAACTAACGGGACACGATAGTTGAATAATACATCACATTGATAAGCAGGTGCTTCGGTATCCTGCTCTTTTCATTAAGCTAACGGGCAGGATAGTTGAATGATTTCGCGAATAACTTAAGTCATGACGAATTTACGAAGTTCGCAAAAAGACGTTAGCCGAAAGAAGTTCTTAGTTTAGGAGGAGTCTATATGATATTAGAAAAAGTTATAAATAGAATTGTAATACAAAGTGAATATAAGGATTTTGTTGATAAGTATATAGATAATATACTTACCGAATTTAAAGGTAAGATTCATAGCATTTATATGTGTGGCTCGATTCCAAAAGGAACTGCTAAACCTTTTAAGTCAGATGCAGACTTTACTATTGTATGTGTAAATCCCAAAGATATTGATTACGAAAGATTGTCAAATATTAAAGACAGGCTTTTGGAAGAATATCCAGTAGTAACTAAGATTGATACGATAATTTGCTCGATTGACGATGTATTAAGTAAACCAAATGAGTGGGGTTTTTGGGTAAAGATAATTTGTGTTTGCATATATGGTCATGACGTTGGTGAAAAAGTACCACCGATAATTATTTCTCCAGAGTTCATTTTAGACTTAAATACAGAGACCAAGGAGGAAGTAGATCGTATACATAGTTTACTTTCTAATGCTAATGATAACACAATGAAAACTAGATATATTAAAGGTTACTCTAAGAGATTAATTCGTGCATTATACTCTTTGGTTTTAGAAGATACAGGTGTATGGCAAGATGACATTATTAAGATGAAGAATGCCATATTAAACTATTGTGAGATTGACTCCGCTTTAGTTGATTATCTGTATGCTTGTTACTTGGATAGTAATGTACTTGTTGAAGAGTTTCTGGGAATTGCAGATGAAGTATATAGCTATTTTGAGAACGCCTTAAATGCGATGGCTGCTTCCAGAACTTCCTTCGGCTAACACCATATTGACGCTCCGGGTCACTCTGAGAAGCGAGTGACCACATCCAGCCCCCTAAGCCCGTCGGGACGTCACTGCATTAGGTGTTCGGCAAGCCTTACAACTATAAGCAGCGACTCTAATTAAAACATAAGACTATTGAACTAACGGGAAACGTTAGTTCAATGACCAGCGACAGTCTAGGACTTCTTTACTCGTCCTTTGCTGTCGCTGTTTCAATTTCTAGTGTCAGCCTAAAACCTAAAACTTATTTTCTACTGACACCAACATCTGAAACCTGAGTACTGATTGAATATGTAGCCAATATTAAATATATTTTAAAAAGTATCTAACCTTCTACAAAAATCGAATTTTTCAGATATAATATATAAGGTGAAATATTACGGAGGTGCAGTAAATTGACGAATGAGTTAGAACAAACCTATTTGAATTTTCTACAATATATTTTAGATAATGGTGTGAAAAAAGAAGATCGTACCGGAACGGGTACAATTAGTGTATTTGGTTATCAAATGCGATTTGATTTATCAAAAGGCTTCCCGTTGTTTACAACAAAACGTACACCGTTCCGTTTAATCGCAAGTGAGCTATTATGGTTTATTAAAGGCGACACCAACATTCGTTATTTATTGAAACATAATAATCATATTTGGGATGAGTGGGCTTTCAAAAGATGGGTTGAATCAGATGAATATGCTGGTCCAGACATGACAGACTTTGGGAATCGTTGTTTAGTTGATGAAGATTTCAATCAAGTGTATCAAGCAGAGATGAAAGCATTTTGCGATCGCGTCTTAGAAGATGATGAGTTCGCAGCGAAACATGGCGACCTAGGAAATGTTTACGGTAAGCAATGGCGGAATTGGACTTCTTCTACTGGCGAATCCATTGACCAATTACAAGACGTCATTAATCAGATCAAAACCAATCCTGATTCTCGACGTTTAATTGTCAGCGCTTGGAACCCAGAAGACGTTATAAATGCTGGGGCAAAAGGAAGTAAAGCAGCGTTACCGCCTTGCCACGTTATGTTCCAGTTCTACGTTGCAAATGGTAAATTAAGCTGTCACTTGCTGCAACGAAGTGCGGATTCCTTTCTTGGAGCAAACTTCAATATCCCGTCTTACTCATTACTTACACATTTAATAGCACATGAGTGTGGACTAGAAGTAGGCGAGTTTGTATACAGCATTAGTGATGCGCATATTTATATAAACCATGTTGAGCAAGTAAAAGAGCAATTATCAAGAGACTTAAGACCATTGCCTACATTGGTTATTAATTCAAAGAAAGAGTCCATTTTTGATATTGAGCTGGAGGATCTAGTCATTGAAGGGTACAATCCACATCCTTCGATCAAAGCTCCGATCGCAGTTTAACTTAATGGTTATAAATAAAGTTTTTCGGATCTTTGTATGTAGGAAGGGGCGTGTTTTATGAGTATTACCTTAATATGGGCAATGGGCACCAATCATGTCATTGGTAAAGATAATGATATGCCTTGGCATTTGCCGCTGGATTTCGCATATTTTAAAGCAGAAACATTAGGCAAGAGAATGCTTATGGGCCGCAAAACGTGGGACTCGCTTGGAGGCAAGCCCTTAAAGGGCAGAACGAGCTTAATTATGACAAGAGACACTGATTACACTCCTGAAGGTGCAGAGGTTGTACACACGCTTGAGGAAGCTCTCAGCGAGGGTAGAAAAGACGATGAGCTGATGGTCATCGGTGGTGCGGAAATCTACAAGCTGATGTTGCCATATGCAGACAAGTTGATGTTAACGCAAATTGAACAGGATTTTGAAGGGAATACCCGGTTTCCTGATATTG
This window of the Paenibacillus sp. FSL R10-2734 genome carries:
- a CDS encoding thymidylate synthase encodes the protein MTNELEQTYLNFLQYILDNGVKKEDRTGTGTISVFGYQMRFDLSKGFPLFTTKRTPFRLIASELLWFIKGDTNIRYLLKHNNHIWDEWAFKRWVESDEYAGPDMTDFGNRCLVDEDFNQVYQAEMKAFCDRVLEDDEFAAKHGDLGNVYGKQWRNWTSSTGESIDQLQDVINQIKTNPDSRRLIVSAWNPEDVINAGAKGSKAALPPCHVMFQFYVANGKLSCHLLQRSADSFLGANFNIPSYSLLTHLIAHECGLEVGEFVYSISDAHIYINHVEQVKEQLSRDLRPLPTLVINSKKESIFDIELEDLVIEGYNPHPSIKAPIAV
- a CDS encoding dihydrofolate reductase gives rise to the protein MSITLIWAMGTNHVIGKDNDMPWHLPLDFAYFKAETLGKRMLMGRKTWDSLGGKPLKGRTSLIMTRDTDYTPEGAEVVHTLEEALSEGRKDDELMVIGGAEIYKLMLPYADKLMLTQIEQDFEGNTRFPDIDWSVWKEVSNKKGIRDEKNPYDYRFLVYERTE